One region of Flavobacterium sp. GSB-24 genomic DNA includes:
- a CDS encoding PhzF family phenazine biosynthesis protein produces MSLPFYIVDVFADKKYAGNQLAVFMDAENLSSEQMQQIAREINFAESTFVTKLDRENNKAEIKIFTPANEMQFAGHPIVGTSWVLINKIFENSPNEIKLKVPIGEIPIHQTEDLIWLKAAQPKFWDIFSKEDFTLFSNLQVNDFENQFPIQEVTTGSAFVMVGLSSKRALENLVLDKDKTDDWLKKNCKTTHRGLYFYYLEGSKLFSRMLCVEYNQLVEDAATGSASTCLQAFLLKYHKPEFELINYQGDYIGRPSQIYFKGKLIDDQFDINIGGKAQFIAKGEWEA; encoded by the coding sequence ATGAGTTTACCCTTTTATATAGTTGATGTTTTTGCCGATAAAAAATATGCTGGAAATCAGCTGGCAGTTTTTATGGACGCAGAGAATCTAAGTTCTGAACAAATGCAGCAAATTGCTCGTGAAATTAATTTCGCAGAAAGCACATTTGTAACCAAATTGGACAGAGAAAACAACAAAGCTGAGATTAAAATTTTTACTCCCGCTAATGAAATGCAATTTGCCGGACATCCAATTGTTGGAACTTCATGGGTTTTGATAAATAAAATATTCGAAAATTCGCCAAACGAAATCAAGCTTAAAGTTCCCATTGGAGAAATTCCGATTCACCAAACAGAAGATTTAATTTGGTTAAAAGCAGCTCAGCCAAAATTTTGGGATATTTTTTCAAAAGAAGATTTTACACTTTTCAGCAATTTACAAGTAAACGATTTTGAAAATCAATTTCCAATTCAAGAAGTAACAACCGGAAGTGCTTTTGTAATGGTTGGATTAAGCAGTAAAAGAGCGCTGGAAAATTTAGTTCTAGATAAAGATAAAACAGATGATTGGCTGAAAAAGAATTGTAAAACAACACATAGAGGTCTGTATTTTTATTATTTAGAAGGTTCAAAATTGTTTAGCAGAATGCTGTGTGTTGAATATAACCAATTGGTGGAAGATGCAGCAACTGGAAGTGCAAGTACTTGTCTTCAGGCTTTTCTATTAAAGTATCATAAGCCTGAATTTGAATTGATTAATTATCAAGGAGATTATATAGGGCGTCCGTCTCAAATTTATTTTAAAGGGAAATTAATTGACGACCAGTTCGATATAAACATTGGCGGAAAAGCTCAATTTATTGCTAAAGGAGAGTGGGAAGCTTAG